The following is a genomic window from Phaseolus vulgaris cultivar G19833 chromosome 6, P. vulgaris v2.0, whole genome shotgun sequence.
TGAACACACCAAAGCTTGGACAGTAGCAGGATTAAGTGAGCTCCAATCACGATCAAGGACCCTTCCACTATGATTAAACGCCAGTTCAGGCGCAACCTTTGCCATTGGAATTCCTAAAACATTGCGTGCCATCATAGATAAGACAGGATATCTGGGGGTGTGAACTCTCCACCAATTCAGTATGTTGAAATCAACATTACGTGGAAAGAGGGGTTCTTCCAAGTACTTGTCTAGATCTGATTTTGTACCTTCACCCTGTGAAGTTTCATGGAGAAATTTATCGAACCCCATCAATCGATCCCTGGAATCCTTTGCAGAGCCTTGTAAGAGAAGTGGGCCATTGCCAACTTGCCAGGCCAGACCTTGATCGTGAGATGCTAATGGGGAGCCTATTGAATGTTCATTGTATAGAGCTTTCACACCATCAAAGACCTCTTCAATGCGACTTGCAGACATGCTGCCATAAATTTGTGGATAGTAATAATCTACCAACTTCATCTTGAATCGAGGGTCTAACATCGCAGCAACTGCCAAACCTAAACTACATTTCTCCCAATACTCATCAAACTTGCTTCTCAATCTTGATGCCAAAGAACTGATATACTCATCTGAATTCTTGCACCATTCAATCAAATGCAACTTAACATCACAGAGCTCAGGGAAATATATGTTTGCAGTTGGATACTTATTCTTAGTGAAAACATTTATAACCTCAACAAAAAGCTTCAAGTAGCTAGTAACTGCTGTAACTCTCTCCCACTCTACATCAGATAAATAGACTTTGTAGGCAGCATCATTTTCTTGCAAGAGAATTAAAACATCCTTGAATTCTAAGGCAACTTCAAGCATTGAGTATGTGGAATTCCATTGGGATGCATTATCTAGACACAGGCCCTTTTGACTCAGGATCCCAACTTCTTTAGCCATCTCATTGAACTTTGCCAGTATAATTTGTGAACTTTTAATGTAACCAATAGTTTCACGAATCTTAATGACTATTTCACTTACAGCTCCAAGAGCATGCTGAACCATGGCATTAATAACATTTGCAGCACAACGTATATCAAATAATTGACCATTACAATAAAGAAACCTGTTTTGCAGAAGTCTATCACCAATTCTAACAGCAATGTTATCACAGGTAGAGCAACTATCCAGTATCATGGAAAACAATTTACGGTCAATATCCCAATACATTAAACAATTCATGATAGCTTCTGAAACCATATCTTCAGTATGAGAAGGATCAAtccttataaaatttaatatccTCCTTCTTAACTGCCAGGATTCATCAATATAATTTGATGTCAAACACAAATACTCTGCATCACCCACAGCATTCCACACATCAGCACTAAGACTGATTTTCCCAGGCAACTTATCCAACATCTCATTaacttttttcttctctctctcatAAATCTCAATACAATCGGCCTCAACCCTATTCAACGACACAAGCTCAAACAATGGCTGCAGATTTTTTACAAAAGCTCTGAAACCAACATGCTCAACCATAGCCAATGGATATCCATGTAGAATAATCATTCGAGCAAGGTCAAATCGACTCCGTCTTTGATCAAAGTTACTAGTCCCAGTGTTGACAGTGTCATCTTTCAACTGTGTCTGCTCAAATTTAATATTGACAAGACTAAGGGTATTATCATCTTTGTTTGTATCTTGATCTATATTGAAATTTGCAATTGCTAGAGTTCCttcctttctcttttctcttgcAGAAATGTATTGTGCTATGCCATGGCTAGACCTTCTCTGACACCGAATTAAATGGTTCCTTAGATGTGATGTTCCACTGGTACTTGAACCACTTAGTTTCTTTTTGCAATGCCTACAAACAGCCACACAGGTGTCACCTTTTTTAATCCTATCAAAATCATTCCACACCACCGATTTTAACCTACTAGATTTGACAATGACAGCATCAGACATGTCCATCGCATGAACCTGAAAAAAGTGTcaattaaattcaattcaaACATTTCCATTTAGAGGGACAAAATGTAATGTATCCTATGTGCTGTGGTTGACTGTGTACTTATAATGATTAAACTGCAAGGAGATTTAAAtctaaattgtaaaaaaatgttaatgcaTGGAGGTTAGTACAAATTAGTCCAGTTTTCAGAACTATTATTCATAAAGAGTTTAATAAATAATGAGGACATTATCAAAAGGATTCAGAAGGGGATGGAACAACAGGACACAATGTCCCTAAGCCCTAAAGTTACAAAAAAACTCTATTACAATATTCACAAGTTTCCCAGCATACAAATGCTACTAGTATAAAAGTTTTACAGAGAACCAAAGTTCCAGATACAATCTGAGTAATCTTCATGTCAATAAGTGACAAACAAAATAATAGATGCTTaaacttttaatcttgcctctaaGCATTATAAAGTATCTTAACTCATCACTGGAAACCTATGTAGTGTACTATTATTTAGTACCTGAGACTGTCCATGTTTAATAAGCAAGAACTGTATAATGAAAACAATCACATCAAGAAagtttatttgtattttaaaaattgaaaatagaaaGACAAAGTCAGGATTTTTTTCACAATTTCATAGAGGCTAACAGCTATCCTTTAATGACATTTGATTCTTCTCTCAGGGAAGAATGATCCTTTCTCACAAGACAAGTACTTCATTCACTAAAGGGAAACACAATCCAGAGGAACTACTAgtataaaatccaaaaataaaaactaaaaagtcAAGAAGATCAGACAAAGTTACACAAAGTTCCTAGTTTCATTACTCAGCCCAGATTGATGGAAAATAACATGCAGCTGAACCCAATCTCAAAAGTTCAAAACAAATGtagcaaaaagaaaaaaaaaaacaaaagattgTAAGATACtagtttattttcattttccatgTCAATAGTGATCCATgctcaaaaatattaaaatttagtcACAGACACTTTTGGTCAGTACACAGGACActgttgaaattaaaataaaataaaataagatacaCAAAACCTAAGAATTTACTGTTACAAATTTTAAGACTCAAAAACAATATATCTTAAGTAAATTTATCTTCAACACTTCCCCTCAGATTCATCATCACCAAAATTTCACCATTTTCCAGCAAGCAAACTCCCATCCCTGACATGAGATCAATATGCAACCATCCAATCCAACCTCTGGTAACAaattaaacataataataacaaaaaaggTACATCCAAAACAACACTTCCATCTTTCAAGAAGTAAAGAAACTACACAAATTGTGTATAAACAAAGACACGATTTtgagaaaattttgaaacaccCATTAAGAAATTCTGGTCAAATCAACAGAGAATTCCCAATTACAACCGACAAAGcataaatcaattattttatttacgaATAGAAAAATCAGTAATATATATACACACGAAAATTCTTGAGAGAATGGAGTCGTAGGAATAAAGAAGGAAACATCGTACCGCGTCAGATAATGGATTGGATTCGGTGTGGTGCGTAGGAAGAATGGAAAAGGGGTTTTGAAGAAAACCCTAATTGGAAGGTGTAAgagggaagaagaagaaaaaggaagaagagaCAGCAAGGTGGTCACACAAGCAGAAGCCTCCTATTCATCTGCTATTGTGGAAAGTTAAAACGCACAGTTTCATATATGTGCATTCAGTCTTTTTATATCTTACATccactttcttttattaaaattaaaagaattattaaatttataacaaaattatgttcataaaaatgaattacaaaataaaaaatgttataattttatcataatcattttttttattatgggtagttaattgaatttaaaagaactattataaaatttaaagaataaaataaattatattgacaaaaataagtttaagaacaaattgagtatactaaaaatatttacaaaaaaataaaaagaggatCTTTTTATTAATGAACTAATAAAATTACATGTGGATGTTTCATTCTTttcataatgataaaaaataaaataaaactattattataataattacactaataatttttattgttattattattattattttaaaattaatagttattattattattatcattattattccTTTAAAActaatacttatttttattttaaaattaattcttcttattattattattttaaaattaatacttattagtattatttttattttaaaattaatacgtattatattatattattttatttcaaatattaagaaaaaatatttataaataatacaatTGTAATGCATTGTGTCTgaaaaatataacattataaatttttagattttacaGTGTACATTTATACATTGTTATTCTTGCATTTACTAAGATTTCTGTTGTCCTATTTATACTAACATGTGTTTGTGAGTTTAGGTGTTAAGTATGTTTCTTTCATTGTTTTTTTAGACTTATATGgttatgaatattttaatataaatttattttgttttattaatatttttatgatgCAATGTTCATTTAGTTGTTAAAGTGAACCTTTTGATGATAGAGTTTATGTTTCTGAAACTTCTGCTATAAGATTCTTTTGTTTTACTAGGATTTGTATGGTGATCTAATAATTGACCTACTAATGTCCTAAGTGTGTTTGTAAAAAAAGTGTGTGGTATAGTTTATATAGTGagatttcattttcttttattgtttttttacaGTAACATGCTTTCATCTAGTATTTGTGTTTATTAGGACGTGTATGctatattatttcaatttttaatgtGATAACTTTCTAGTAATAAAGTTTGTGGTTGAGTTTATATCAGTTATATCAGTGTGGtaataatgtttaaaaaaaattcttatagttttatcttgttttgtttttatatataagtaatgtgtatatgttgtgtttacttatttacttatttttttttggtgttttttttaataaaaatttaagaatttaagattttttaaaacTGGA
Proteins encoded in this region:
- the LOC137831145 gene encoding zinc finger BED domain-containing protein RICESLEEPER 2-like, encoding MDMSDAVIVKSSRLKSVVWNDFDRIKKGDTCVAVCRHCKKKLSGSSTSGTSHLRNHLIRCQRRSSHGIAQYISAREKRKEGTLAIANFNIDQDTNKDDNTLSLVNIKFEQTQLKDDTVNTGTSNFDQRRSRFDLARMIILHGYPLAMVEHVGFRAFVKNLQPLFELVSLNRVEADCIEIYEREKKKVNEMLDKLPGKISLSADVWNAVGDAEYLCLTSNYIDESWQLRRRILNFIRIDPSHTEDMVSEAIMNCLMYWDIDRKLFSMILDSCSTCDNIAVRIGDRLLQNRFLYCNGQLFDIRCAANVINAMVQHALGAVSEIVIKIRETIGYIKSSQIILAKFNEMAKEVGILSQKGLCLDNASQWNSTYSMLEVALEFKDVLILLQENDAAYKVYLSDVEWERVTAVTSYLKLFVEVINVFTKNKYPTANIYFPELCDVKLHLIEWCKNSDEYISSLASRLRSKFDEYWEKCSLGLAVAAMLDPRFKMKLVDYYYPQIYGSMSASRIEEVFDGVKALYNEHSIGSPLASHDQGLAWQVGNGPLLLQGSAKDSRDRLMGFDKFLHETSQGEGTKSDLDKYLEEPLFPRNVDFNILNWWRVHTPRYPVLSMMARNVLGIPMAKVAPELAFNHSGRVLDRDWSSLNPATVQALVCSQDWIRSELEN